Proteins encoded in a region of the Marinococcus sp. PL1-022 genome:
- a CDS encoding SAF domain-containing protein, with translation MIGINRKLQALEKEGRYIKVGLVGAGQMGRGMIAQIENMKGMRVVITADINEDNVINAYGHAGIERGNIVSTNDKEEASQAIRMNKVVASTKALLVCALDEVDVIVDATGVPNIGAEIAWNAILSRKHIVMLNVEADVTVGPLLKRMADASGVVYTGSAGDEPGAIMELYDFADAIGFEVVALGKGKNNPLNVEANPDTAAAEAKEKGSSPKMLASFQDGTKTMVEMNAVANATGFVPEKPGMNGFEAGVADLPELFQLREQGGKVAKQHIVEYINGIAPGVFAIVASGMEEVNAEMKYLKMGDGPNYVLYRPYHLTSLETPLSVARAYLDGQATIAPDAGHVAETVAVAKRDLEADEHLDSIGGFTIYGTVMEAPEAKEKGALPIGLVDKNVRMTRPVKKGEIITYQDVEQTVESTIWRLRKMQDHEWK, from the coding sequence ATGATAGGAATTAACCGAAAGCTGCAGGCGCTCGAAAAAGAGGGCCGCTACATTAAGGTGGGTCTTGTCGGCGCCGGCCAGATGGGTCGCGGCATGATCGCGCAGATTGAAAATATGAAGGGCATGCGGGTCGTCATTACCGCTGACATAAATGAAGATAACGTCATTAACGCGTACGGGCATGCCGGCATTGAGCGGGGAAATATTGTTTCTACTAACGATAAAGAAGAAGCCTCGCAGGCTATCCGCATGAACAAAGTGGTGGCTTCCACCAAAGCACTGCTCGTATGCGCACTCGATGAAGTGGATGTGATTGTGGATGCGACCGGGGTACCGAATATCGGCGCAGAAATTGCCTGGAACGCGATTTTGAGCCGGAAGCATATCGTCATGCTGAACGTCGAGGCGGATGTTACTGTCGGGCCGCTGCTGAAACGGATGGCGGATGCAAGCGGCGTCGTGTACACCGGGTCGGCAGGAGATGAGCCGGGAGCGATTATGGAGCTGTATGATTTTGCCGATGCGATTGGCTTTGAGGTGGTGGCGCTTGGGAAGGGCAAAAACAATCCGTTAAATGTTGAAGCGAATCCGGACACGGCAGCAGCGGAAGCCAAAGAGAAGGGATCAAGCCCGAAAATGCTTGCCTCCTTCCAGGATGGCACAAAAACGATGGTGGAAATGAATGCCGTAGCGAACGCGACCGGGTTTGTGCCGGAGAAGCCGGGCATGAACGGCTTCGAAGCCGGAGTCGCCGATCTGCCGGAGCTCTTCCAGCTGCGGGAGCAGGGAGGAAAAGTCGCAAAGCAGCACATTGTGGAATACATTAACGGCATCGCCCCGGGCGTGTTTGCCATCGTTGCTTCCGGCATGGAGGAAGTGAATGCGGAAATGAAATATTTAAAAATGGGAGACGGCCCGAACTACGTACTGTACCGGCCATACCACCTGACAAGCCTGGAAACGCCGCTTTCCGTGGCACGCGCTTACCTGGACGGTCAGGCAACGATTGCTCCCGACGCGGGCCATGTTGCTGAAACAGTGGCTGTGGCGAAGCGTGATCTGGAAGCGGATGAGCATCTGGATTCGATTGGCGGCTTTACCATTTACGGTACTGTGATGGAAGCTCCCGAAGCAAAAGAGAAGGGAGCACTTCCGATTGGCCTGGTGGACAAAAATGTACGAATGACACGCCCTGTAAAAAAAGGAGAAATCATTACGTATCAGGATGTCGAGCAGACAGTGGAATCAACGATCTGGCGTCTTAGGAAAATGCAGGATCATGAGTGGAAATAA
- a CDS encoding PTS glucitol/sorbitol transporter subunit IIA produces the protein MKAEVFTATVVGIGEDAQMLMDDGMMILFNETAPKDLYDISFVHNAEGLNGDLEAGDELIIDGEVFALTFVGGKANETLRDLGHATFQFNGETNSDLPGTVCIEAKPLPAIQVGSTIVFRKK, from the coding sequence ATGAAAGCAGAGGTATTTACAGCCACTGTGGTTGGCATTGGAGAGGACGCCCAGATGCTGATGGACGATGGCATGATGATTTTATTCAACGAAACAGCCCCGAAGGATTTGTACGACATCAGCTTCGTTCATAATGCCGAAGGGTTAAACGGGGATCTGGAAGCCGGGGATGAGCTGATCATTGATGGAGAAGTGTTTGCCCTGACGTTTGTTGGCGGCAAAGCAAATGAAACGCTGCGGGATCTCGGGCATGCGACCTTCCAGTTTAACGGAGAGACAAATTCAGATCTGCCGGGGACGGTCTGTATAGAAGCCAAGCCGCTGCCCGCGATACAGGTGGGAAGCACCATCGTATTTCGTAAAAAATAA
- a CDS encoding PTS glucitol/sorbitol transporter subunit IIB encodes MAEYKPVEVTKGRGGWGGPLVIHPNDQKRYIMSVTGGGIHPVAERLAELSGGEAVDGFKASYDKENIAAAVIDCGGTARCGVYPKMGVLTVNIHGTSPAGPLAQYINEENFVSGVAERDMKAISEDEVPAAEAEAEDKASPYNSLMDRDVARQVKDDAKMKAKGSGPKKANIIERIGRAVGNVVSVFFQAGRETIDTVIRNILPFMAFVSTIIGIITFTGIGDLIANFVSPLASNIFGLLLLSFICAIPILSPLLGPGAVIAQVVGVLIGTQIGMGNIPPAMALPALFAINPQVGADFVPVGLTLGEAKPETISVGVPAVLFSRVITGPLAVVIAYLFSFGLYS; translated from the coding sequence ATGGCTGAATATAAACCGGTAGAGGTAACAAAGGGAAGAGGCGGCTGGGGAGGCCCGCTCGTCATTCATCCAAACGATCAGAAAAGGTATATTATGTCGGTAACCGGAGGTGGTATTCACCCGGTCGCCGAGCGCCTGGCGGAGCTTTCAGGCGGCGAAGCGGTCGACGGGTTCAAAGCCTCCTATGATAAAGAAAATATCGCCGCAGCAGTTATTGACTGCGGTGGCACCGCACGCTGCGGGGTCTACCCGAAAATGGGCGTGCTGACGGTCAATATCCACGGCACGTCACCGGCCGGGCCGCTGGCACAGTATATTAACGAAGAGAATTTTGTCTCGGGTGTAGCTGAAAGGGACATGAAGGCTATCAGCGAGGACGAGGTGCCGGCTGCCGAAGCGGAAGCAGAGGACAAAGCCTCCCCGTACAACTCCCTGATGGACCGGGACGTGGCCAGGCAGGTTAAAGACGACGCGAAAATGAAAGCCAAAGGATCCGGGCCGAAAAAGGCAAATATTATCGAACGTATCGGCCGCGCCGTCGGCAACGTAGTAAGCGTATTCTTCCAGGCCGGCCGGGAAACAATTGATACCGTCATCCGAAATATTCTTCCATTCATGGCTTTTGTCAGTACGATTATCGGGATCATCACATTTACCGGTATCGGGGATCTGATTGCAAACTTTGTATCGCCGCTCGCCAGCAATATTTTCGGGCTGCTGCTTTTATCCTTTATATGTGCGATTCCAATTTTATCTCCGCTGCTCGGTCCGGGCGCTGTTATTGCCCAGGTGGTTGGGGTGCTTATCGGTACTCAGATCGGCATGGGAAATATTCCGCCGGCAATGGCGCTTCCGGCACTTTTCGCCATTAACCCGCAGGTGGGGGCAGACTTCGTACCGGTTGGCCTGACACTCGGAGAAGCAAAGCCGGAGACCATTTCCGTCGGCGTACCGGCCGTCCTGTTCTCGAGGGTTATTACCGGACCGCTTGCCGTTGTGATCGCTTATCTTTTCAGCTTCGGCCTGTATTCATAA
- a CDS encoding PTS glucitol/sorbitol transporter subunit IIC produces MDFLVTLAEGFIGMFQAGGETFVGLVTGIIPTLICLILAVNAMIKFIGEERIYSLAQKSTKYFFLRYTLFPVLAVFFLTNPMCYTFGRFLPERQKPAFYDSAVSFVHPITGLFPHANPAELFVYTGISAGITTLGLSAGPLAIRFFIVGLIVILIRGVVTEWITAIMLRRQAANTEDDSTEKSASA; encoded by the coding sequence ATGGATTTCTTAGTAACGCTAGCAGAAGGCTTTATCGGAATGTTCCAGGCAGGCGGCGAAACGTTCGTCGGGCTCGTAACAGGTATTATTCCGACACTTATATGTTTAATTCTCGCTGTTAACGCCATGATTAAATTCATCGGCGAAGAACGAATTTATTCACTGGCCCAGAAAAGCACCAAATATTTCTTTCTGCGCTATACGCTGTTTCCAGTCCTGGCCGTGTTTTTCCTGACCAACCCGATGTGCTACACGTTCGGACGCTTTCTTCCGGAGCGGCAGAAGCCGGCGTTTTACGACTCCGCCGTATCATTTGTGCATCCGATTACCGGATTGTTTCCTCACGCGAACCCGGCTGAGCTTTTTGTCTATACAGGAATTTCAGCGGGCATTACGACGCTTGGTCTGTCTGCCGGTCCACTGGCCATCCGCTTCTTTATTGTCGGCCTGATCGTTATCTTAATTCGCGGCGTTGTGACCGAATGGATTACCGCAATCATGCTAAGACGCCAGGCAGCCAATACAGAGGATGATTCCACGGAAAAAAGCGCCAGCGCATAA
- a CDS encoding transcriptional regulator GutM, producing the protein MWGYFIAAFVVIWLLQFYLTFRQMKYYNGMIASMGRRPSGYLGTGVDKRLLGIGTVILLVTNEAGTVIDAKIMRGVTVFARFAEAPELMDKNIHELKKQWETEGAPGKKKHPKRAHLMAAQQILAEQKRKHKKGDNKWIS; encoded by the coding sequence ATGTGGGGTTATTTTATCGCCGCGTTCGTCGTAATATGGCTGCTGCAATTTTATCTGACATTCCGCCAGATGAAATACTATAACGGCATGATTGCTTCAATGGGCAGGCGTCCTTCGGGCTATCTCGGCACAGGTGTTGATAAACGCCTGCTTGGCATCGGCACGGTCATTCTGCTTGTTACCAACGAAGCAGGCACAGTGATCGATGCCAAGATAATGAGAGGAGTGACGGTGTTCGCCAGGTTCGCTGAAGCGCCTGAGTTGATGGATAAAAACATCCATGAATTAAAAAAGCAGTGGGAAACAGAAGGCGCTCCTGGTAAGAAGAAGCATCCGAAGCGGGCTCATCTCATGGCAGCCCAGCAGATTCTTGCAGAACAGAAACGCAAACACAAAAAGGGGGATAACAAATGGATTTCTTAG
- a CDS encoding sugar-binding transcriptional regulator, which translates to MLNWEEKRETVKVAKLYHFDGWTQAQIAKKQGVSRPVISKMLQRARDEGIVEIYIKDESVHTVDLEQKLEKKYGLKEAVVVSTTGFTPDLGKRLIGKAAASYVAKRSEQVKRIGISWGSTLRSLIEEYPYVEHRDIQITPLIGGMGNKYVHLHSNQLAFHFAQKMNASCSYLYAPAMVETDDLKERLVQSRDIAQVLEEGRNVELALVGLGNPLQHSTMETMGYLQEEDIVTLRKAGAVGDISSKFFDALGQGVNHPINNRVIGLTLEEIKSIPEVVGVAQGSHKVLGIEAALKGGYLDVLIVDNQIAEALTE; encoded by the coding sequence ATGCTCAACTGGGAAGAAAAAAGAGAAACCGTAAAAGTAGCGAAGCTGTATCATTTTGATGGATGGACCCAGGCGCAGATCGCCAAAAAGCAGGGCGTTTCCCGTCCGGTCATTTCCAAAATGCTGCAGCGGGCCCGGGATGAAGGCATCGTTGAAATATATATTAAAGATGAAAGTGTGCATACCGTTGATCTGGAGCAGAAGCTTGAAAAAAAGTACGGACTGAAAGAAGCGGTGGTCGTTTCGACGACAGGGTTCACGCCTGATCTTGGTAAACGCCTGATCGGAAAAGCGGCCGCTTCTTATGTGGCCAAGAGATCCGAGCAGGTAAAGCGGATCGGTATTTCCTGGGGGTCGACGCTTCGTTCACTGATTGAAGAATATCCGTATGTCGAGCATAGAGATATCCAGATTACGCCGCTGATCGGAGGAATGGGAAACAAATACGTGCATCTGCATTCCAATCAGCTGGCGTTTCATTTTGCGCAGAAAATGAACGCCTCCTGTTCATATCTATACGCTCCGGCGATGGTCGAAACCGACGACCTGAAGGAGCGGCTCGTGCAGTCCAGGGACATCGCCCAGGTGCTCGAGGAAGGCAGGAACGTAGAGCTTGCCCTTGTCGGCCTCGGCAACCCGCTGCAGCATTCCACAATGGAAACGATGGGTTACCTGCAGGAGGAAGATATCGTCACGCTCCGAAAAGCCGGAGCAGTTGGAGATATCAGCTCGAAGTTTTTCGACGCTCTCGGCCAGGGCGTAAACCACCCGATCAACAACCGGGTCATCGGTCTGACTCTCGAGGAAATTAAAAGCATTCCTGAGGTCGTCGGCGTAGCCCAGGGCTCCCACAAGGTGCTCGGCATCGAGGCTGCGCTGAAGGGCGGCTATCTGGACGTGCTGATCGTGGATAACCAAATTGCAGAAGCTTTAACCGAATAA
- the lpdA gene encoding dihydrolipoyl dehydrogenase gives METFDQVIVGGGPAGYVAALRASGLGQSTALVEDRELGGTCLNRGCIPSKTLLQNAEAVNCVRNASAYGIQIEGFHLRYEEMLERKDQVIRQLRQGVQSLMKKGRIQVFSGRGRVHTNKQVTVTGTDGKETIVAGRAVIIASGSVPAVPPIPGLDETDYYTSDTIYERRSLPASMTIVGGGFIGTEYACLYQSLGVQVTVVEAAERLIPQEDEDAAKMLAGALEEAGVTILAGTSVTSVRQQGEQAVINVQDASGNSRQLTTDLLLISTGRTPVIAAAEDLHLRMYGRFVEVDGSMQTSVPGIYAAGDIVGGWQLAHAASAEGIIAAEHAAGASPSMDLSLVPRCIYTFPEIASVGLSEQEAREAYSDIKVKTVPLRGNAKAMTMGESRGFIKIISREMFGEILGVVMAGPHVTEMIGEPAAYIHLEGTIEEWSSQVHAHPSLSETLFEGASALFGRPVHQ, from the coding sequence ATGGAAACGTTTGACCAGGTAATTGTCGGCGGCGGACCGGCAGGATATGTAGCTGCGCTCCGGGCTTCCGGTCTGGGCCAGTCCACTGCCCTCGTGGAGGACCGCGAGCTTGGGGGCACATGCTTAAATCGTGGATGCATTCCGTCTAAAACGCTTCTCCAGAACGCAGAAGCCGTAAACTGTGTACGAAATGCTTCAGCATACGGGATCCAGATTGAAGGCTTTCATCTGCGCTACGAAGAAATGCTTGAACGAAAGGACCAGGTGATCCGGCAGCTCCGCCAGGGCGTCCAGTCGCTGATGAAAAAAGGCCGGATCCAGGTGTTTTCCGGGCGGGGAAGGGTTCATACAAATAAACAGGTCACGGTCACCGGTACAGACGGAAAGGAAACTATAGTGGCCGGCAGAGCCGTCATTATTGCTTCCGGCTCCGTGCCGGCGGTGCCTCCTATTCCTGGTCTTGATGAGACCGATTACTACACGAGTGATACGATTTATGAACGCCGTTCACTTCCGGCGTCGATGACGATCGTCGGGGGCGGCTTCATTGGTACTGAATATGCCTGTTTGTATCAGTCGCTTGGCGTACAGGTGACGGTTGTGGAAGCGGCGGAACGGCTGATTCCCCAGGAGGATGAAGACGCTGCGAAAATGCTGGCCGGTGCACTTGAAGAGGCTGGGGTGACTATTCTTGCAGGAACCTCGGTTACTTCCGTCCGCCAGCAGGGGGAGCAGGCGGTCATCAATGTGCAGGACGCCTCCGGAAACAGCCGGCAGCTAACGACAGATCTGCTGCTGATTTCCACCGGGCGTACGCCTGTCATCGCTGCTGCTGAGGACCTCCATTTACGTATGTACGGCCGCTTTGTGGAGGTGGACGGTTCGATGCAGACATCGGTGCCGGGAATTTATGCTGCAGGCGACATTGTCGGCGGCTGGCAGCTGGCCCATGCGGCAAGTGCCGAGGGCATTATTGCTGCAGAGCATGCTGCGGGAGCTTCTCCTTCCATGGATCTCTCGCTCGTGCCGCGGTGCATTTACACCTTTCCGGAAATAGCCTCCGTCGGCCTGTCTGAGCAGGAAGCACGGGAAGCGTACAGCGACATCAAAGTAAAAACTGTGCCGCTGCGTGGCAATGCGAAAGCAATGACAATGGGAGAGTCCCGGGGGTTTATTAAAATCATTTCCCGGGAAATGTTCGGCGAAATTCTCGGCGTGGTGATGGCCGGCCCGCATGTTACCGAAATGATTGGAGAGCCCGCGGCCTATATCCATCTGGAAGGCACCATCGAAGAATGGAGCAGCCAGGTGCATGCGCATCCGTCGCTGTCGGAGACGCTGTTTGAAGGGGCGTCTGCTCTCTTCGGACGTCCGGTTCATCAATAA
- a CDS encoding dihydrolipoamide acetyltransferase family protein produces MAKEVFMPKLSSTMETGTLLQWFKQEGDPVEVGEPLLEVMTDKINIEVEAYEEGVLLKRYYDEDEEVPVNGIVGYIGEKDEQVPKERPGTEDKLEPESLPETPAQTAAEQTVETEKEGGVRATPAARKLSRDSGVELSLVQGSGAKGRIHAADVHAAADKENVRSTPLAEKEAQANNVDLSAVKGSGSYGKVMRADVTSLPAEEKLGSEPLQGVRKVVAERMQQSAGEVPHVTLHTEINMEAAMDLRSQLLPVIEKQTGQRLSVTELLMFVGSRALQKHPDVHASITDNRITKQSSVHMGVAVATERGLLVPVIRDTETKGLAELVAETKQTAAAARNGTLPGRDLSGSTFTISNLGMYAVDHFTPIINQPEAAILGVGRMQDKPVVIDGEIKVRLMMAVSLSFDHRIIDGAPAAAFLTDFKQMLEQPYQLFV; encoded by the coding sequence ATGGCGAAGGAAGTATTTATGCCCAAATTAAGCAGCACGATGGAAACCGGAACCCTTCTGCAGTGGTTTAAGCAGGAGGGGGACCCGGTGGAGGTTGGAGAGCCGCTGCTTGAGGTAATGACTGATAAAATAAATATTGAAGTGGAAGCGTATGAAGAAGGTGTCCTGCTGAAACGGTACTACGATGAAGACGAAGAGGTACCGGTAAACGGCATCGTCGGCTATATTGGCGAAAAGGACGAGCAGGTACCGAAGGAAAGACCGGGAACCGAAGATAAATTAGAGCCGGAAAGCCTTCCGGAAACGCCGGCCCAAACAGCGGCAGAGCAGACAGTGGAAACTGAAAAAGAGGGAGGCGTGCGTGCCACACCGGCGGCACGGAAGCTTTCACGGGATAGCGGCGTAGAGCTTTCCCTGGTGCAGGGAAGCGGAGCGAAAGGGCGTATTCACGCTGCGGATGTTCACGCTGCTGCAGACAAGGAGAACGTGCGCAGTACGCCGCTTGCGGAAAAAGAAGCACAGGCAAATAATGTGGACCTGTCTGCTGTGAAAGGAAGCGGAAGCTACGGCAAAGTCATGCGGGCCGATGTCACTTCGCTGCCCGCAGAAGAGAAGCTTGGGTCCGAGCCGCTCCAGGGCGTCCGGAAAGTGGTTGCAGAGCGCATGCAGCAGAGTGCGGGTGAAGTGCCGCACGTGACGCTTCACACTGAAATTAATATGGAGGCTGCGATGGATTTACGGAGCCAGCTGCTTCCGGTTATTGAAAAGCAGACCGGCCAGCGGCTGTCGGTGACAGAGCTGTTGATGTTTGTGGGCAGCCGGGCGCTTCAGAAGCATCCGGACGTACATGCCTCCATAACAGATAACCGGATCACAAAGCAGTCGTCTGTGCATATGGGAGTCGCTGTAGCCACAGAGCGTGGGCTGCTGGTCCCGGTTATTCGCGATACAGAAACAAAAGGACTGGCAGAACTGGTTGCTGAAACTAAACAGACCGCGGCGGCAGCCCGGAACGGAACCCTGCCCGGCAGGGACCTTTCGGGAAGCACGTTTACGATTAGTAATTTAGGAATGTATGCAGTTGACCATTTTACTCCGATTATCAATCAGCCGGAAGCGGCTATCCTCGGTGTGGGACGCATGCAGGACAAGCCGGTAGTCATAGACGGGGAAATCAAGGTACGCCTGATGATGGCGGTAAGCCTGTCCTTTGATCACCGTATTATTGACGGAGCTCCGGCGGCTGCGTTTTTAACAGACTTTAAACAAATGCTTGAACAGCCGTATCAGCTGTTTGTCTAG
- a CDS encoding alpha-ketoacid dehydrogenase subunit beta, whose product MQSSAVNSSNNKETTRSITFAEAVREALSQEMREDQDVFILGEDIGVYGGAFGVTRGMIEEFGPERVRNTPISEAAITGAAIGSALTGMKPVVELQFSDFITIAMDQLANQAAKLRYMYGGKGNVPMVLRTPSGSGTGAAAQHSQSLEAWVAHVPGLKVVQPSTASDAKGLLKAAIADPNPVIFYEHKLLYKTQEHVPEEAYTIPLGEADVKREGTDVTIVATAVMVHKALEAAEKLAEEGIDVEVIDPRTLVPLDEQTIVDSVKKTGKVIVVHEAVKRGGYGGEIASMIAESEAFDYLDAPIRRLGALPIPVPYNPALEKAMVPQVDDIMQAARDSVHRR is encoded by the coding sequence ATGCAGTCGAGCGCAGTAAATTCTTCAAATAATAAGGAAACGACACGGAGCATTACCTTTGCTGAAGCCGTCCGCGAAGCGCTGTCGCAGGAAATGCGGGAGGACCAGGACGTTTTCATTCTCGGGGAGGATATAGGGGTTTACGGTGGTGCCTTTGGCGTTACCCGTGGAATGATTGAAGAGTTCGGTCCGGAACGGGTACGTAACACTCCGATTTCTGAAGCAGCGATCACAGGTGCTGCCATTGGATCCGCGCTTACAGGTATGAAGCCGGTTGTCGAGCTGCAGTTTTCGGATTTTATCACGATTGCGATGGACCAGCTGGCCAACCAGGCAGCAAAGCTTCGGTATATGTACGGCGGCAAAGGTAATGTGCCGATGGTGCTGCGGACGCCTTCAGGCTCCGGAACCGGAGCTGCGGCTCAGCATTCGCAGAGTCTGGAAGCCTGGGTGGCCCACGTTCCCGGCTTAAAGGTGGTGCAGCCGTCGACAGCGTCAGACGCTAAAGGGCTGTTAAAGGCTGCTATTGCCGACCCGAACCCCGTGATCTTTTACGAACACAAATTATTGTACAAAACGCAGGAACACGTACCGGAGGAAGCGTATACCATCCCTCTTGGCGAGGCGGACGTAAAGCGTGAAGGGACAGATGTGACGATCGTTGCGACCGCTGTAATGGTGCATAAAGCGCTCGAGGCAGCAGAGAAGCTGGCAGAGGAAGGCATAGACGTGGAAGTGATTGATCCGCGGACCCTCGTACCGCTCGATGAGCAGACGATCGTGGATTCCGTCAAAAAAACCGGCAAGGTGATCGTCGTGCATGAAGCCGTCAAAAGAGGTGGATACGGCGGTGAAATTGCCAGTATGATCGCAGAAAGCGAAGCCTTTGATTATCTGGATGCCCCTATTCGCCGGCTCGGGGCACTGCCGATTCCTGTGCCGTACAATCCGGCACTCGAAAAAGCAATGGTTCCGCAGGTGGATGACATTATGCAGGCGGCGCGCGACAGCGTCCACCGCCGGTAA
- a CDS encoding thiamine pyrophosphate-dependent dehydrogenase E1 component subunit alpha: MWSIRWFDEKVDEFFAKGMIHGTTHLCVGQEASAVGVCAMLEDKDKITSTHRGHGHCIAKGADPDRMMAELFGRETGYCKGKGGSMHIADVEKGNLGANGIVGGGIPLAVGAALTSKMRQEGYITVCFFGDGAANEGSFHEAVNLAAIWDLPVIFVCENNQYGMSGPVKDMVKIENIADRALGYGIPGHVVDGNNLPEVMTVMKEAVEYTRNGSGPVLIEAKTYRWKGHSKSDAKKYRTREEEKEWKDKDPIRFFQDALIERGIITEEEADTVKKATKASIERSVEFAEQSPEPSADTLLEDVYA; encoded by the coding sequence ATGTGGAGCATCCGCTGGTTTGATGAAAAAGTAGATGAATTTTTTGCTAAAGGAATGATTCACGGTACGACCCACCTATGCGTGGGACAGGAGGCTTCAGCCGTCGGTGTATGTGCGATGCTTGAAGATAAAGATAAAATTACGAGCACTCACCGCGGCCACGGGCACTGCATTGCCAAGGGGGCAGACCCGGACCGGATGATGGCTGAGCTGTTTGGACGGGAGACCGGCTACTGTAAGGGTAAAGGCGGGTCCATGCATATAGCGGATGTCGAAAAAGGCAACCTGGGCGCAAATGGCATCGTCGGAGGCGGCATTCCTTTAGCCGTAGGAGCGGCACTCACGTCAAAAATGCGCCAGGAGGGGTATATTACCGTCTGTTTCTTCGGGGACGGGGCGGCAAATGAAGGCAGCTTTCACGAAGCAGTGAACCTGGCCGCCATCTGGGATCTTCCGGTCATCTTTGTCTGCGAAAACAATCAGTACGGCATGTCCGGCCCGGTAAAGGATATGGTAAAAATCGAAAATATTGCCGACCGCGCTTTGGGCTATGGCATTCCGGGACATGTCGTTGACGGCAATAACCTTCCCGAGGTAATGACCGTTATGAAAGAAGCCGTGGAGTATACAAGGAACGGAAGCGGGCCGGTGCTTATCGAAGCGAAGACCTATCGGTGGAAGGGCCACTCCAAAAGCGACGCTAAAAAATACCGGACAAGAGAAGAAGAAAAAGAATGGAAGGACAAAGACCCGATCCGTTTTTTCCAGGACGCCTTGATTGAGCGGGGCATCATTACCGAAGAAGAAGCAGATACGGTAAAAAAAGCGACTAAAGCCAGCATTGAACGATCAGTGGAATTTGCGGAACAGAGTCCCGAACCATCTGCGGATACACTGCTTGAGGATGTATACGCTTAA
- a CDS encoding metalloregulator ArsR/SmtB family transcription factor, whose protein sequence is MPNEDKEAQANVYWIQQQIQERSLDIMTDMLKGLADGKRMQIAQALALTPELSVHSIAEIIDSSIATASHHLRYMHKLGLTKFRKEGRTVYYSLDDEHVRQVVELVVSHQAEIKERQGKEA, encoded by the coding sequence ATGCCAAACGAAGACAAAGAAGCGCAGGCAAATGTATATTGGATCCAGCAGCAGATTCAGGAGCGGTCGCTTGATATTATGACAGACATGCTGAAGGGACTCGCTGACGGCAAGCGGATGCAGATCGCCCAGGCGCTGGCCCTGACGCCGGAATTGAGTGTACATAGTATTGCCGAAATCATTGACTCCTCCATTGCCACGGCGTCCCATCATCTCCGGTACATGCATAAGCTGGGGCTGACGAAGTTCCGGAAGGAAGGAAGAACGGTGTACTATTCCCTTGATGATGAACATGTGAGGCAGGTGGTGGAGCTCGTTGTCAGCCACCAGGCAGAAATTAAAGAACGGCAGGGAAAAGAGGCGTAG
- a CDS encoding sigma-70 family RNA polymerase sigma factor → MTDTIPASFEEAYEKYTPLVKRMITRLRIYQQQEEYMQAGYVGLWKAYSTFSPEKGAFPGYAFMLVRGEMLMMLRKEVQFSERHQLFDDHQPFEQSLEMEDRFELEAYFPLLSERERTWLTDFSVHSLPIRDIAAKHGVAASTVKSWRKSALRKLRAHAEEEQPD, encoded by the coding sequence TTGACTGATACAATTCCTGCTTCATTTGAAGAAGCATATGAAAAATATACTCCGCTCGTCAAACGAATGATTACACGCCTCCGCATTTATCAGCAGCAGGAGGAATATATGCAGGCCGGATACGTAGGATTATGGAAGGCCTATTCTACCTTTTCTCCGGAAAAAGGAGCTTTTCCGGGATACGCTTTTATGCTTGTGCGCGGAGAAATGCTGATGATGCTCCGCAAAGAGGTCCAGTTTTCCGAGCGGCATCAGCTGTTTGATGACCACCAGCCCTTCGAGCAGTCGTTGGAAATGGAGGACCGCTTTGAGCTTGAAGCTTACTTCCCCCTTCTTTCAGAACGGGAGCGAACCTGGCTCACTGATTTTTCCGTACATTCTCTTCCTATACGCGACATTGCTGCCAAACACGGAGTAGCTGCTTCTACAGTCAAATCATGGCGGAAATCCGCATTGCGCAAGCTGCGGGCACATGCTGAAGAAGAGCAGCCGGATTAA